From the genome of Methanothrix soehngenii GP6:
GAATAAGATTGTTGAATGCCAGAGAGGTGGGATGTCTAAATTGCCATCTCATCCCTTTTAAACGGCCTATCTGGGACAGAGCTCTTTTGGATGGCCGAATCTCGCAGAAAATAGTTTTTGCAGCTCCAATACAGTTTATAAACGAATTCAGAGTTACAGCCAGATACACTGGCGACTTATCTGGCTGCAAATGGCATTTGGCCATTAAGGAGTGACGCTCAAGCTTCGGCTCAACTCTTTGAGCTTTTCGATGCTCTCCAGGGTCTTGACGGACTCTTTTCGCTTCTCATCCTCGAAATGCTTTATGATATCGCCCAGGGATATGGTCAGCCGGTAGACCTTCATCGGCCTTCCTTTGCCATCCTTTTTGATCTCCCTCTCCTCCACCCAGTTATTATTGCGCAACGTGCGCATGGCAATGCTCACCTCGGGCTGGCGGAGGTTGGATCCGATCTCGATCTCCCTTGATGTGGCCTCCTCCACATTGGCCAGGTAGGTGATCATACTGGCCACATTTCTGGGAATGCCAAGCTCTCGGAGAACCTCTACGAACTCCCTGTCGGCATCATCCAAAACTTTTACTGAGAATTGTCTCATAATGACCTCATTCTATTTTTGTATATAACAAATACCTTATGATATAAATAGTTTATTTCGAGGCGAGATATTCTTCTTTGACATAAGATTATACTATAGATATAAACCTCGGCTGCCATTGTTTTGCCATAGTCGTATATTATATCCATCAAATCATAGATGCAACTCTATGGTAATCGCAATGCAACAGTCAAGGAAGGCGATTTATTTTAGCGCTTAAATTGTTGTTATACTGATGCAAGTAGATAAATATTATTGAGATATTACTATTTATAATAATACAGTTTTAATTTTGATTTCACCTCAATTCGGCAGGAGGCCCCATCCTTCAGGGTGGGGAGGAATGCCGAAAGTTCTATATGTATATGGATCGTTATTATCTATGCAATGATGTAAACCCTCAAAGCCGATCTTCAGAGCTGTGGAACAGATAGCGCAAAACGTCATCTGAAGAAGCTTTCCGGTAAAGAAGCTAGGTTCCATAGAGACGTTAATCATTGCATCTCTAAGAAGCTGGTTGCGAAGGCCATAGACACAGTATATCGACTACAAGGCTGCCATAGCTGGTGTGCCCGTGATCTGCATTGATCCTGCTTATACTTCCCAGGAATGCCCTATCTGTCATCTTATATCTCGATCCAACCGTCCTACAAGGGACGAATTTTCGTGTGTCTGCTGCGGCTTCTCTGGTCCGGCTGACACAATCGCAGCGCGGAATATTGCGGCAAGGGTCAAATCGAATAAACTGTGCTGGGGTCGCACCAGATTTCATCTCCAGCACTTCGTCCTTTGATCGCCGGTGCAGAGGAACACGGAGGGATGATGAGAAGATAGATATATAGGCGCTCCCTCCTCTTTCGGCCATGGAAACGAGGCTTGATCCCTGGGGTGCAGTTCATGTGGAAGATTACACCAAGCTCTTCGAGGAGTTTGGGATATCGAGCTTCGATGATATCCTTCCCGAGCTGGTAGATCCTCATCGCTACATGAGGCGCAAGATAATATTCGGCCACAGAAACTACGATGCTGTGCTGGCGGCCATGAAAAGCGGCCGGCCTTTCGCCGTCATGAGCGGCTTTATGCCTACCGGCAGGGCTCACTTCGGCCACATGATGGTGATGAATGAGATCATCTGGCACCAGCAGCAGGGCGGTGATGCCTTCGCTGCAGTGGCCGATATGGAAGCCCATGCGGTACGGGGGATAAGCTGGGAGAGGTGCAGACAGTTTGGCATCGAGGAGTACATCCTCAGCCTCATCGCCCTGGGATTTCAGCCCAAAGAGAACAGCCACATCTATTTTCAGTCCAAGAACTACGATGTGCGAAACCTGGCCTTTGAGCTGGGGATAGAGGCCAACTTCTCCGAGGTCAGCGCCATCTATGGATTCAGCGGAGAGACCTGCATCTCTCATATGGAGAGCGTGATGGCCCAGAGCGCCGATATCCTCCACCCACAGCTCGAGGAGTACGGCGGGCCAAAGCCGGTGGTGATACCGGTGGGTGCAGATCAGGATCCCCATATCAAGCTCACCCGCGACCTAGCCTACCGAATGAGGAGGTTTCTGGTCGAAAGGAGAGGAGACTACATCAGCGTCCGGGGCAAGGCCGCTAGCCAGGAGTTGATGCAAGCGGCTGAATCGGCTCTGCGGGGGACGGGGCTGGGACAGGTCAAGAGGTATGAGGAGCATATCGACATTACAGACCTCCAGCTGAGAGAGGGCCAGAGGATCGATGAGGCCCAGCAGGAGATAGAGGAGTTAATCATAAGGCTGGAGACGGAGCACGGAGAGTATGGCTTCATACCCCCTGCCTCCATCTACCACCGCTTCATGACCGGCCTTACTGGGGGGAAGATGTCCTCCTCCAAGCCGGAGAGCTACATCGCTCTGACTGAGGATCCCAAAGAGGCGGCAGGAAAGATCATGCGGGCCATCACTGGCGGCAGGCAGAGCCTGGCAGAGCAGAAGAAGCTGGGAGGAGAGCCGGATAAGTGCACCATATATGAGTTCCTTCTATTCCATCTATCTGAGGATGACAAGGAGCTTTTAGAGCTTGA
Proteins encoded in this window:
- a CDS encoding tryptophan--tRNA ligase → METRLDPWGAVHVEDYTKLFEEFGISSFDDILPELVDPHRYMRRKIIFGHRNYDAVLAAMKSGRPFAVMSGFMPTGRAHFGHMMVMNEIIWHQQQGGDAFAAVADMEAHAVRGISWERCRQFGIEEYILSLIALGFQPKENSHIYFQSKNYDVRNLAFELGIEANFSEVSAIYGFSGETCISHMESVMAQSADILHPQLEEYGGPKPVVIPVGADQDPHIKLTRDLAYRMRRFLVERRGDYISVRGKAASQELMQAAESALRGTGLGQVKRYEEHIDITDLQLREGQRIDEAQQEIEELIIRLETEHGEYGFIPPASIYHRFMTGLTGGKMSSSKPESYIALTEDPKEAAGKIMRAITGGRQSLAEQKKLGGEPDKCTIYEFLLFHLSEDDKELLELDAECRSGRRMCGNCKKDVAERIKRFLDEHQQAREEARERLPEFGIRL